Genomic window (Subtercola endophyticus):
GCAGGAATTCCTAGGACACTCATCGTCCCGGACGACGGAGAGGTACACGCACGTGAGTCGCGCCGCGCTCATCGAGGCCACCGAGATGGCCGGGGTGCGATCGATTGGAAGGTTCAAGCCCACCCAGCAAGCGGCGTAAGAGTATGCTTTCCCTCATTAATTCGAGGGGGAGTCATGGCGTGGTCGGCGGGCTGGTATCCGGAAGAAGGCGGCGGCGAACGGTACTGGGACGGTAACGGGTGGACGCAAGCCACTCGCGGCCCGGGGGTGCCGCCAGCGCCGAAGCCGCGGTTCAAGTGGTGGTACGCCCCGATCATCATTTTCGGGTTGATCGGTTTGGCATTCGGGGCGGCATGGATTGTGGGACAGTCGCACCACACGACCGCCACTGCGCCTCTCGCGGCCGCCCCGAACATTCCGACGGGATTCACGGACATGGGCGGCGGTGTCGCGATCGAGTGGGACAACAACCCCGACTGCAGCTACTACACCGCGTGTGTCGAGTTGACCGCGTACGCGTACCAAGACTGCTCGAACGGTCTCTACATTGAGGCGAACGTGCTCGACTCCGACAAGACAATCGTCGACACCACAAACGACCTCGTCTCGTCAGTACCGGAAGGGCAGAAGGCGAAGTCTGTTCTGGGGTGGATGAACGCTGCAGGGACGGGCGTTCACGTGACGAAGATCAACTGCTACTGACGCCCAGACGCCTGAAACGAACGAAACGAGCCCCTACTCTGCCGATGATGGCGGGTAGGGGCTACTTGTATTTTTCCCACGCGGACTGCTTGCTTGTGCCGAGCGCGGCACCGATGGACTCCCACGATTCGCCGAATGAGCGGGCGGCTTCGACTTCGTTCTTGGTGAGCTTGTCGAGTTCGGTTCGAATGAGGGTGAGGTGCTCGAGGCGCGTGGTGGTGGAGGCGTCGTCGGGGGCGAGAGTTTCGCTGATGGTTCCGAGGAGGTTGCGGAGTGACTGGTTGATGTCCATGCACTAAGTATCGTCAGGATTGCCTGACGTGTCAAGGTTTCCTGACGAGCGGTTTTCGTGATGTCGCCGCCCACTTGTACCCTGGGACTCACGCGCAGGCCGGTGCGCTCCGAACGATGGGAGCGAGCATGGCAGCAGAGAATGACAGGGGCGGATACCCGGCAGGCACGAACTGGGATTCGACAGACGACTTGTGGTTGGAGACGGGTTCGATCCCGCCGAGGTTCCGGCACTACGACGACGGCGTGTGCGTCTGGCCCGGTGCTGACGGAAAGACCCCCGAAGGCTGGGACGGGGAAGTATCCGCCCATTCAGGCGTTCGTTGTGCGGACCCGCAGGAGTGGCCGGAGTCGACGGCCGGTAACGACGAAAAGCCCCGCCCCCCACCTCGTGAGAAGTGAAGAGCGGAGCTACGTTTCAACTTTGTACCCCTTTAGTGGGGGGTGGGCTTTGAGTTCGGTTCACATTAATGTGAGTGGCCTACCATGGGGGAAATAATTGCTCACCACAACACGGCCCGAACCGAGCCACTACGAACAGGTCACCGCGAAGATACGGGCGCTCAAAGTTGAGCGACGCGCATCCGCACAGCAGTACCGGGCTGAGCTGCGAGCATTGAAAGATGAACGCAAGGCCGGCCCCGGAATGGCGGAGTAATGACTCTGGGGGCGTCTAGCACCACGCCGGCTAAGAAGTTGGTCGTGTGCTCGAAGTGCGGGCACGCCCCGACCGGACGAAAGACGAGCGGGCTGCGGGCATGGCTCACCCGCAGCCCGAGGTCGACGCGCTGCGATCATCTCGTGGTCGAACAGGATGCTCTCGCCGACCAGTGGGAGTACTGCGACTGCACCGACAAGTCGCACCACTGATATAGACAAAGGAACGCCCCACCTTTTCGGATTGGTGGGGCGTTCCTTAGAATCCGTACTCCGTTTTCAAGCTTGCTACCTGGGTTGTGCGGTCCGTGCTGGTCATCGCGAAGGGCCAGTAGATGACCTTCTTGATGTCGCAGTTCGAGAACGTGGTGCCGAATGCGCCCAGCGACAGCACTGAACCGAGCCCTGACCCTGCGTCGCCTGTAACCTCGGTGAGGTTGTCGAGACGCGACACTGAGGACGTGCCGTTGAACACGGACAGGTAGACGTGCCACGGTGAACCGATCGTCGCCGCGACGGTCAATGCCGTACCCGAATACGTGCGCATTCCAGTGTTGGCCGAGTTGCCTTGCACGTTCACTGCGGGAACACCTGAACCGGTCGCCGCCTCAAGCACGGTCGCGGATGCGGTGTGCCACCTGACGACGGTTGCGACCGTGTGGGGGGTGACGCGAGCGAGCGCGCCGCCTAACGAGTTCGAGTTCGCTTTCACGAAGTGGACGAAGAAGTTCACCCCATCATCTGACCCGAGGGTAGGCGCAGTCGCCCCGACAATCGTTGAACCGGATGCGGTCAACGCCACACCCGAACCCGCCGCGTCCACCCACGATGTAACTGGGTCGAGTGCGTTCCCGATCGGATACCGGGAATCGTAAACACGGGTCGACCCTGGAATAGCTACGGTCGGAATCCCAACAGGCAGAAGGCTCAGGTTCGAACCGGTGAAGGCGAGTGGTGACTGTTGCGAAATGCCTGTTGCCATTAGATGACCCTCGTTCCGAGATGGGCGGGAATGCCAAGCGCTTTGACGGCCTGACCCTTAGTGTTGAGGTGCACGTTGTTCGGGGTTTCGGTTGATGCGATGTAGCGGGTGTCGAGTGTTCCGCCCGCGGTGGCCTCTACTTGATGTCCTGTGTCGAACGCCTGCACGGCACCGCCTGCGAGGGCGCGGTTGGATTCGTTGAACGCCAACCTGACCGTTTCTCTGGCGCTGTCTGTTGCGGTGCCGTTCCGTGGGGAGACGGTGCCGTAGAAGATCGCGTTGGAGAAGTTCGCGCGGAGGATACCCATGACGACGTTCTGTGATGCCTGCACGGTCGCGAGGGAGTTGCCGTTGAAGATGTCATTCGAGCCGAGATCCTCAAACACGGCGTCTGGCAGGCTGAGACCGTAGTACTTGGCGTACTTCCACGCGGTCGAGTCGTTCCATGTCGCATACAGCGAGCCATGGTTGGCGAGGATCTGCGCGAAGCAGCCGTTGGCGAGTGCCCAACGGGTCGCATAGGAGTCGTATACCGGGATCGTGGACTCAGATGCTGCGGTGAGTGAATCGCCGTGGAACATGACGACATGCACCTTGGAGTCGATTTCGCATTCAATCCACACGTCGAGGGGTGTGTACTCCTGCAACGTCTGACCCGACACGGCACCGACCGTCGCAGCGTCAGTGGATGCGGCGGAAGTCCAACCCCCGCCGACGCCTTTCTGGTTGTTCTGCGCCGCGCACGTATACCCGAGGGAGATCATGTGTTCGGCGTAGGGCACGAACTGCGAACCCGCCGCGGTGACCCATCCTGAGACGTATTCGGCACCAGCGGCGTCAGTCGTGAATGCGCCTTGCACCTGGGTTGGTGCGGACGCCCACTGACCCGACAGCGACCCGTCAGAGTTCACAACTTGCGTACCGAACCAGATACCCGTCACGCTCAACGAACCCGTGTATGCGGTCGCTGCCCGGTCGCAGAAGTTCCGGATATGCACCCGCCACCGGTTCGTTTTGACCGCCAGCTTTTTCGGCCAACGGATCTGCACGTTCGTTTGCGTGTCGATAAACGGGGCGACGTTCGACGCGGAGCAGTTCAACGGTGTGCCTGCGAGACGGAAGGTTGAGCCGACGCTCGCCGGGTAGTAGCCGTTCGTGCCCGCGCGGGCGAACCACTCCTTCAGAACCTCGTTCGGGGTCATCCCGTCGACGCCAATTACATTCTGAGCCCACCGACGAGTTACGGGGTCGAATGTGCCGCCGAGGTACGGCGCATTGTTCGTGATCGGTGTGCCAGACCATGGCGCGATAAGCCCAGCCGGCGCGACGACTTCGCCTGTGATCAGGTCGTACAGGCTAATGCGTGCGCGAGCATCGGTCCACGAGTGCGGCGGCGTGCCGAGGTAGACGGGAACCCTCGGGTTCCCGTTGAGGCTGGTGTTGACTTGGCCGGGAATGTCCGCAGCAGTAACAGCTGCGGGGACTGCTGTGTTC
Coding sequences:
- a CDS encoding DUF2510 domain-containing protein, with the protein product MAWSAGWYPEEGGGERYWDGNGWTQATRGPGVPPAPKPRFKWWYAPIIIFGLIGLAFGAAWIVGQSHHTTATAPLAAAPNIPTGFTDMGGGVAIEWDNNPDCSYYTACVELTAYAYQDCSNGLYIEANVLDSDKTIVDTTNDLVSSVPEGQKAKSVLGWMNAAGTGVHVTKINCY
- a CDS encoding AsnC family protein, whose protein sequence is MDINQSLRNLLGTISETLAPDDASTTTRLEHLTLIRTELDKLTKNEVEAARSFGESWESIGAALGTSKQSAWEKYK
- a CDS encoding SGNH/GDSL hydrolase family protein; protein product: MAARIMTISALVGPSSTIADNTNVAIAPAAEYVDSAGKIHLPLPVTYTFHGGTLTVTGMDDTDSSGNPVQWVTTMGVMDTFGQFAGTVSTVKTFPAGAAGTPVPYFGGMVPVLTLNVPGDASTLVAQAAIAVQVAQDAAAEAQAGVVGAGAAAVSAAQAATSASAAATSAAGATAAVTSAVNTAVPAAVTAADIPGQVNTSLNGNPRVPVYLGTPPHSWTDARARISLYDLITGEVVAPAGLIAPWSGTPITNNAPYLGGTFDPVTRRWAQNVIGVDGMTPNEVLKEWFARAGTNGYYPASVGSTFRLAGTPLNCSASNVAPFIDTQTNVQIRWPKKLAVKTNRWRVHIRNFCDRAATAYTGSLSVTGIWFGTQVVNSDGSLSGQWASAPTQVQGAFTTDAAGAEYVSGWVTAAGSQFVPYAEHMISLGYTCAAQNNQKGVGGGWTSAASTDAATVGAVSGQTLQEYTPLDVWIECEIDSKVHVVMFHGDSLTAASESTIPVYDSYATRWALANGCFAQILANHGSLYATWNDSTAWKYAKYYGLSLPDAVFEDLGSNDIFNGNSLATVQASQNVVMGILRANFSNAIFYGTVSPRNGTATDSARETVRLAFNESNRALAGGAVQAFDTGHQVEATAGGTLDTRYIASTETPNNVHLNTKGQAVKALGIPAHLGTRVI